One genomic segment of Passer domesticus isolate bPasDom1 chromosome 21, bPasDom1.hap1, whole genome shotgun sequence includes these proteins:
- the TPGS1 gene encoding tubulin polyglutamylase complex subunit 1 has protein sequence MAAYERRRAAAAPVPAGGSGPPEPGRAAPGGGGVPAEGSAADFLLRAGVTAMVREALLKVLEARPAEPVSFLAEYFERLVLAEAAAEPAGPPQRLARALWYVCLAHHSHRTAFDSNAGAAYEVLGCGGRRRAAGVDGRLYSELLRRICQRGAAPAEAAAELLRRVRCRDHEAVPFDVFRYGVLTCCVLLEFAAKADALFAVLGAGGSADSRLCQAVLRALEDALGAGHGSRPARYLEAGSRLGPDRLALAMEQALQERKLGSSMSREEFLSKATALFIAKVKPVE, from the exons ATGGCGGCGTACGAGAGGCGGCGAGCGGCCGCCGCCCCGGTGCCGGCGGGGGGCAGCGGGCCGCCAGAGCCggggcgggcagcgccggggggcggcggcgtGCCGGCGGAGGGCAGCGCGGCGGACTTCCTGCTGCGCGCCGGCGTCACGGCCATGGTGCGGGAGGCGCTGCTGAAGGTGCTGGAGGCGCGGCCCGCCGAGCCCGTGTCCTTCCTGGCCGAGTACTTCGAGCGGCTGGTGCtggcggaggcggcggcggagccCGCGGGGCCCCCGCAGCGCCTGGCGCGGGCGCTGTGGTACGTGTGCCTGGCTCACCACTCGCACAG GACGGCCTTCGACAGCAACGCCGGCGCGGCCTACGAGGTGCTGGGctgcggcgggcggcggcgggcggcgggcgtGGACGGGCGGCTCTACAGCGAGCTGCTGCGGCGCATCTGCcagcgcggcgcggccccggccgaGGCGGCGGCCGAGCTGCTGCGCCGCGTCCGCTGCCGCGACCACGAGGCCGTGCCCTTCGACGTGTTCCGCTACGGCGTGCTCACCTGCTGCGTGCTGCTGGAGTTCGCGGCCAAGGCGGACGCGCTGTTCGCCGTGCTGGGCGCCGGCGGCTCGGCGGACAGCCGGCTGTGCCAGGCCGTGCTGCGGGCGCTGGAGGACGCGCTGGGCGCCGGGCACGGCTCGCGGCCCGCCCGCTACCTGGAGGCGGGCTCCAGGCTGGGCCCCGACCGGCTGGCGCTGGCCATGGAGCAGGCGCTGCAGGAGAGGAAGCTGGGCTCGTCCATGAGCAGGGAGGAGTTCCTGAGCAAAGCCACAGCCCTGTTCATAGCGAAGGTGAAGCCCGTGGAGTGA
- the CDC34 gene encoding ubiquitin-conjugating enzyme E2 R1 has translation MARPAVPSSQKALLLELKGLQEEPVEGFRVRLVDEGDLYTWDVAIFGPPDTHYEGGYFKARLRFPIDYPYSPPAFRFLTKMWHPNIYETGDVCISILHPPVDDPQSGELPSERWNPTQNVRTILLSVISLLNEPNTFSPANVDASVMYRKWKESKGRDREYTDIIRKQVLGTKVDAERDGVKVPTTLAEYCVKTKTPAPDEGSDLFYDDYYEDDEMEEEAESCYGDEDDSGNEES, from the exons ATGGCGCGGCCCGCCGTGCCCAGCTCGCAGAAggcgctgctgctggagctcaaggggctgcaggaggagcccgTGGAGGGGTTCCGCGTGCGGCTGGTGGACGAAGGGGACCTGTACACCTGGGACGTGGCCATCTTCGGCCCCCCGGACACGCACTACGAGGGCGGCTACTTCAAG GCTCGTCTCCGGTTTCCCATCGACTACCCCTACTCTCCTCCTGCCTTCAGGTTCCTAACCAAGATGTGGCACCCCAATATCTATGAG ACAGGTGATGTCTGCATCTCCATCCTGCACCCGCCCGTGGATGACCCGCAGAGCGGGGAGCTGCCGTCGGAGCGCTGGAACCCCACCCAGAACGTGCG AACCATTCTGCTGAGCGTGATCTCGCTGCTGAATGAGCCCAACACGTTTTCCCCAGCCAACGTGGACGCCTCCGTGATGTACCGCAAGTGGAAGGAGAGCAAAGGGAGGGACCGGGAGTACACAGACATCATCAG GAAGCAGGTGCTGGGCACCAAGGTGGACGCCGAGCGGGACGGAGTGAAGGTCCCCACCACGCTGGCTGAGTACTGTGTGAAGACCAAGACTCCAGCCCCAGATGAGGGCTCTGACCTCTTTTATGATGACTATTATGAGGATGATGAGATggaggaggaagcagagagCTGTTATGGTGATGAGGATGACTCCGGCAATGAGGAATCTTGA
- the MADCAM1 gene encoding LOW QUALITY PROTEIN: mucosal addressin cell adhesion molecule 1 (The sequence of the model RefSeq protein was modified relative to this genomic sequence to represent the inferred CDS: substituted 1 base at 1 genomic stop codon) has protein sequence MEPAPVLLLLGSLWGCSGRPADRLLVTPREPLVPFGGSTELNCSLACAGGKVEWRGLDTALGTISSFSTHSILHIRHATVATEGMKICQGKCQGKHYQKTVTLRVYAIPDTLRLEAAPQMLRPGHPTNLTCSARHLYPPTGLALTWYRGHQVLQNLADVECRDADEEELCHIVSTLSLSGTEVAEGAEFRCQVTLQVGLETFTRVASLVARAEGELTKAAAFAAAMTAATGRPEATTALPPEPAVPAGDATTAREPSAATTLHLAAVTKPRSTEPSVPQDLTVATSTAATVPPAGTVPACLLQIRSLPATGTRGRALRIECRARCAGNATVGWLRTPAARGQYREEAAGSSSALRLERAEPWHQGRYQCALLGPRAQTASLEVTVLDDSPSSSPAVAVGTAGSLLGLILTAAVSRRLWKRFRSRXHKRSRSGAAARRRQGNEHRRHSDEARDAPGTGTEHWAGSRYRRTGGSTQAACLSRQKLPGERGLGARVGPVLQ, from the exons ATGGAGCCGGCTCCCGTCCTTCTCCTCCTCGGCTCGCTGTGGGGCTGCAGCG GCCGCCCGGCTGACAGGCTGCTGGTGACACCGCGGGAGCCGCTGGTGCCCTTTGGGGGCTCGACGGAGCTGAACTGCTCCTTGGCCTGCGCAGGGGGCAAGGTGGAGTGGAGGGGGCTGGACACCGCCCTGGGCACcatctcctccttctccacGCACAGCATCCTGCACATCAGGCACGCCACCGTGGCCACGGAGGGCATGAAGATCTGCCAGGGTAAATGCCAGGGGAAGCACTACCAGAAAACTGTCACACTGAGGGTTTATG CCATCCCAGACACGCtgaggctggaggcagctcccCAAATGCTGCGGCCAGGACACCCCACCAACCTGACCTGCTCGGCCAGGCACCTGTATCCTCCCACTGGGCTGGCCCTCACCTGGTACCGGGGGCACCAGGTGCTGCAGAACCTTGCAGACGTTGAGTGCAGGGATGCTGATGAGGAGGAGCTGTGTCACATCGTTTCCACCCTGTCGCTGAGCGGGACAGAGGTGGCAGAAGGGGCGGAGTTCAGGTGCCAGGTGACGCTGCAGGTCGGGTTGGAGACCTTCACCCGGGTGGCATCTCTGGTGGCACGTGCTGAGGGTGAgt TGACCAAGGCTGCTGCGTTTGCAGCTGCGATGACAGCAGCCACGGGGAGGCCCGAGGCCACCACAGCACTGCCCCCAGAGCCAGCTGTCCCCGCCGGTGACGCCACCACAGCACGGGAGCCCAGCGCTGCCACCACTCTGCATCTTGCTGCTGTCACCAAGCCCCGCTCCACGGAGCCCTCCGTCCCCCAGGACCTCACGGTGGCCACCAGCACAGCGGCCACAGTGCCACCCGCGGGGACAGTGCCCGCCTGCCTCCTGCAGATCCGCTCTCTGCCTGCCACCGGGACGCGGGGCAGGGCCCTGCGCATCGAGTGCCGCGCTCGGTGCGCCGGGAACGCCACGGTGGGCTGGCTGCGGACCCCCGCGGCCCGGGGGCAGTACCGGGAGGAGGCCGCGGGCAGCAGCTCCGCGCTGCGGCTGGAGCGAGCCGAGCCCTGGCACCAGGGCCGCTACCAGTGCGCCCTGCTCGGGCCCCGGGCACAGACGGCCAGCCTGGAGGTGACGGTGCTGGACG AttcccccagctccagccctgccgttgctgtgggcacagcgggatCGCTCCTGGGGCTCATCCTGACCGCTGCCGTGTCTCGACGCCTGTGGAAGCGGTTCAGATCCCGCTAGCA CAAGAGGAGCAGGAGCGGAGCCGCTGCCCGCCGCAGGCAAGGCAATGAGCACAGGCGACACAGCGACGAGGCCAGGGACGCGCCCGGGACTGGCACCGAGCACTGGGCTGGCTCCCGGTACCGGCGGACGGGCGGGAGCACCCAGGCCGCTTGTCTGTCACGACAGAAGCTCCCGGGGGAGCGTGGGCTCGGCGCGCGGGTGGGACCGGTGCTCCAATAA